The Periophthalmus magnuspinnatus isolate fPerMag1 chromosome 15, fPerMag1.2.pri, whole genome shotgun sequence genomic sequence TTGACcacaggagcaggtggaggaggtggaggaggaggaggaggtgggggaggtACAGGGTTCATCAGAGACTGAAGTTTCTTCTGCAGCTCCTCcactgagagagagagtaaataataataataaaaacaataataatgatgatgattattattagttgtGTATATAGTGTGTATGTAGTTTGTATAGTAGTATATATAGTACACATATATTTGAGGTACCTGTAGCTCTGAGGTCCTTGACCTCACTCTGGGCTTCGCTCCACAGTTTGTTCAGCTcgttcttctgctcctccaagTGCTGCACACGGCTCCTCAGACTCTGCagctccctctggtggtcagTGCAGGAGACACGCTGCTCCAGGGATTTGAGCTGGaacagtcagatgccctctcatgAAACAAAGAGTCAGAAACCCTCCCATAACccactgtgtgtcagatgccctccctctcctctcagacctgctcctggtgctgtagcctctctctctccaggtctCCGGTCAATCTCTGGACCTGCTCTAAGGCCTCGGCTAGGACTCGGTCTGGTCCCAGGCTCTGGACCAGGATCTGGCTCTGGCGCTTCAGCTTCTTCTGCTCGATCAGCATCTGCCACAAACCACAAACATGAGGGACTACAAGGACCATGATGCATTGCTTTTGACCAGGTCCAAACTGAATCTAAACCGGGTCTAGTTTCCTGACCTCTCGAGCGAAACTCTCGGCCTCAGATCTCAGGTTCTTCTCCAGATCCAGGTCCGTCTGCAGCTCCTCGAACTCATCCAACGCCAACAACGAGACTGAAgagaaacaggactgaaccaggtctaaagcaggactaaaccaggtctaaagcaggactaaaccaggtctaaagcaggactaaagcatggcctaaaccaggtctaaagtagaactaaagcaggaccatagcaggactaaaacaggtctaaaccaggactaaaccaggactaaaccaggtctaaagcaggaagcagaactaaagcaggtctaaagtaggactaaattaggattaaagtggggctaaactagaactaaaccaggtttaaaccaggagtaaCCTCTATTGTAGTTGTTCAGGAGTTTGTTGAGTCGGACTTTCTCTGCAATTAACAAAGTGTTGTCGTGTTTCTCCTTCAGCAACTgcagaaaagacaaaaactgtCAGATGCCTTCCCCGTTTGTCAGATATTCTCCCCGTGTGTCTGATGCTCTCTCATCACCTGTTCTCTGGTTCTgtccagttcttctctcagttCCTGAAGTTCAGACTCTGCCCTGGTTTTGTCGCTCTGCAGATCTGAAGTTTGCTCAAattaaaacaggagcaaaaacaggtctaaaccaggcctaaaccaggcctaaaccaggtctaaaccaggtctaaaccaggcctaaaccaggtctaaaccaggtctaaaccaggtctaaaccaggtctaaaccagccttaaaccaagaataaactgGGTCTGAACAATGTCTAAACCATCTTAGAGCTAAACTAATATTACCCCCAGAGAAGCAGGTGTCTGGTGAAAGGGAGTACCTGCAATAGTCTTCTGACAAGTCACAGACTGGCACATCTGGTCCAGACCCTGGTCTagaccctggtccagaccctGGTCTGGACCTTGGTCTAGACCTTGGTCCAGACCCTGGTCCAGATCGGGTTCTTGTGGGTCTGGTTCGAGCAGGTCTATGTGAGAGACCAGGTCTGGACTCAGGTGGGACATGAGCATCACACTGCGGCGCTTCAAAGAGCGGTTCTGACGAGACAACtggaaaacacagaaacatgatGACCTAAAGCGTGGACGGGTCAAATggaggtttaacccagagattgtataaagaagtggactaagtgagtgtggcatcacccacagagttcagctccaaatgaagctcatcgaggctagcagttgtagcGGCGACTTTGGAAAATGGAATTCTgattgcgagtatcatagcaaccaaagagtcaatctggagcgaggctgctgaagatAAAGccctgtcctggtttggtttagtagggagcggacgctgagcaacgctgtcaattcaaacctgttgctaacgttagcgggagcaacctcagagaaggcgcctgatttgtctgttattaatgttcttatcttgatttacagacaaaatagtgaaataaaaaccccaggatcatgtagagcaagttaatacgaacattttaagtttaaaatgagcctgacagcagcagttacagagagaagagccacagtttttaaatagaatgaaagtttaatgccatagttgccataacattccaggcaaaacaataacatctccatggagacaagcaggtggcaaacacaccagaaaaattacatagtggagctttaaggaaactgaaaaaaatattcaacactaaacaggactaaaccaagactaaaccaagattacatcaggactgaaccaggtctaaaccagaactaaaccaggactgaaccaggactaaaccaggactaaaccaggactaaaccaggacaaaaccaggacaaaaccaggacaaaaccaggacaaaaccaggaccaaacaaccaggacaaaaccaggacaaaaccaggacaaaaccaggacaaaaccaggacaaaaccaggaccaaacaaccaggacaaaaccaggacaaaaccaggacaaaaccaggactaaaccacatctacaccaggtgtaaaccaggacaaaaccaggacaaaaccaggacaaaaccaggacaaaaccaggacaaaacaaccaggacaaaaccaggacaaaaccgggactaaaccacgtctacaccaggtctaaaccaggacaaaaccaggacaaaaacaggacaaaaccaggacaaaaccaggacaaaacaaccaggacaaaaccaggactaaaccacatctacaccaggtctaaaccaggacaaaaccaggacaaaacaaccaggacaaaaccaggacaaaacgtctacaccaggtctaaaccaggactaaactcggtcaaaaccaggtctgaatcaggtctaaaccaggtctaaacccatgTTATTGGCCTGTGTCAGATCCTCGTTCTCTGTGACCCTAAACAAACAGATtgataaataataattcatatttttgtgattGTGGCATTTTCTGGACAAAGCCGAGAGCGTTCCATCAAATCACACGTGAacataaacacaataataataataacgacaACGCAGCGGCAGCACCCGAGGCTGTAATCAGGGAAATGACAGGGTCCGAAGCACCCGCCGCAAACAACGCCACAATCACCCGCGGCAACAGGAGGCAATCACCACGGAGATGCATCCAGCATCACGGCAACAGAAACAtgaaaggaagagggaggggtcatgtaaataaatgtgaccagagaagaaaagaaaagaaaagaaaagactgaacgaggactaaagcagcactaaaccaggactgaaccgggattgaaccaggactaaaccaggactaaaccaggactaaaccaggactaaaccaggactaacccagtactaaaccaggaccaggggAGTGACCTAGTGAAGAAAAGTCTGAAGCTGTTTTCACAAATTCTCAGTGTTTGAATTGACCTTTGCACAATCAcaacatcaaaactgggactgaacgcagaaataaaccgggactaaaccgggacttgaCTGGACCAAGCCAAATTTAAATCAAGACTgtctcaaaccaggactatatctaCAGTACCTTTGTTGCCAGAGCTTCTGCTGTCTCTCTGCAGGATTTCTGGATCTGGAGGTTCTTCTGGATGTGTCCCACCTCCTCCAGGACCTGCTCCGACACTGAACAAAACACAGGTCAgatatttaaacattatttatatatatatatatatatatatatatatatatatatatatatatatatatatatatatatatatatatatatatatatatatatatatatatatatatatatatatatatatatatataaaatatatacacatacatatacatatacactgaAGGACGTAAACATCGttgctcataatattaaagattggactaaaaggaggtttaggactttcacgcaacactgcacaaacacactccattctTGCCCTATCGCATAGAAAAGAACATACTGTGACAATAGATAGATTGTGTAGCATGTCCTCCCAGATTAAGCTGTTACAGATAACGCTGCGCCAGTGGGGCGCCTGGAGGGTAGAGGAGTGCCAGAAGGAAGAAGATGTCCATgctactgaatattcatgatttatgtttaaatgtggcgttCAGGGTCACGCACTCAGATCAAAACGGGACCGCCCCTGAGATCTCCGTGCACGTACTAGGGACAGCATCATGCCTGACTTGTATTAGATTGGATGTATGGGGAACAATAAAACTCGAGTGATTctactctctggtctccagtgattcttctgatcggataaaaggaacatgcttacaacacatacatatacatatacatatatatatacacacacacacacacacacacacacacacacacacacatacatatatatatatatataaataaataaaagaaaaaagagaataGAATTTTTAAAATTCCAAACCTTTGTGAAAATGTTGCAGTTTGTGAAGAGCTTcatctctctcctgctccagaCGCTCACACTGACACCAACAAAACAAGTCCAGTGAGTCCAGAACCCCAAAGAAACATCAagttataaacacacacacacgagaacaAGCACAGGAACAAGAGTGTCAGGTATAAGTAAAAACTCATGAGAACCATTGTACTTGACCATGAAAAATTAAAAAGGTGAATTCATAAATggtgaatctgatcatttctattagagaATAGAGCCAAAAACTCACTGTGTAACAagattcattttacctgcttcaactgtgttaaatatgattggcctgtagaatgtgtgatgtcatgtgttaaaaCGTGTTCAAAGagacaaaaatattatttttaaaaaacacaataaaaattaaaaaaaaaaaattgaaatgccAGACCTTGTTCTGAGTCTCAGAGTGTTTCCTCTGAAGAGCATCATACTCCTCCCGTGCTGGAAACAGGAGTGGGTGCCACatgttagtcctggtctagtcctggctctAGTCCtggctctagtcctggtttagtcctggctctaGTCCTGGCTCTAGACTGAGTCTGAATCACAGGTTAAACATGGACTTTACGTTGACTTTTGTGGAAGTTTgagaaaacaggaagtggagtTTGTtccataaacatttatatttaaacaaactcatttagACCCCAACCTCAGAACAGGAACgggaaccagggactaaaccaggactaaaccaggactaaaccaggattaaaccaggactaaaccagaaatgaaccaggattaaagcaggatttACTCTGGATTGAACAAGGACAaatgcaggactaaagtaggactgaactaggactgaaccaggattaagcaTATCCCTATAATAATACAGTTAGCATAGGTAAAGAGGGTGAGACATGTGAACACCTTTGGACCAATCACACCAGAGCACTCCTCCAGTCGGAGCTATAAGCTTCAGACTTCAGTTCCTGCTTCAGTCGGACCtgagttttacatttaaagaaTCAGAGCTGTTCTTTTTCCAAATGATTTAAAGCAGAAAAAGTgtgtggttcagtccttgttcactACTGCTTTAATCTTGggttagttttgatttagtcctagtttagtcctggtttagtcctggtttagtcctggcctggtttagtcctggttttagtactggttttagtcctgggttagttctagGTTAATTCTgagttagtcctgtttttagtcctggtttagtcctgatttagtcttgattttagttctggtttagttctgcttttagtcctagtttagtcctggtttagtcatggtttagtcctggtttagtcctggttttagtcctggttttagtcttctttttagtcctggtttagtcctagttaagtcctggttttagtcctgatttagtcctggtttagtcctggttttagtcctggttttagtcctggttttagtcctggttttagtcctggctttagtcctggcttagttttggtttagtcctggttttagtcctgggttagtacTAGGTTAGTTCTGAGTTAGGCCTGGTTTTAGCCTTGGTTTTGTCCTAAATTAGTCCTGGTTGTAGTCCtggttgtagtcctggttttagccctggtttagacctggttttagtcctggttttagtcctggtttagttcttgtttagtcctggttttagtcctggtttagttcttgtttagtcctggttttagtcctggtttagttcttgttttgtcctggttttagtcctggtttagttcttgtttagtcctggttttagtccttgtttagttcttgtttagtcctggttttagtcctggtttagtacctctCTGCTGCAGGTCTAAGACTCTCTGTAAAGTCTTGAATTCGTCTGGATCCATTTTGCTGCTCGGCCTCAAGGCAAAGTCCAACAGGAAGTGAAGACACGCCTGTCCCcggtctgaacctggtctgaacctggtctgaacctggtctgaacctggtctgaaccaggtctgaaccaggtctgaaccaggtctgaaccaggtctgaaccaggtctgaacctggtctaatGATGAGAAGAATATGTAAAGCTATGTTTTGTGATCTAGGGCtagaatgtaaataaatagtaaatttATAGTAATAAAAGTATATATGAAGAGAGGAGCCAATGACCCAGCACGCCCCAGTGTTTACACCAACACGCCCCAGTGTTTACACCAACACGCCCCAGTGTTTACACCAACACGCCCCAGTGTTTACACCAACACGCCCCAGTGTTTACACCAACACGCCCCAGTGTTTACACAAACACGCCCCAGTGTTTACACCAACACGCCCCAGTGTTTACACAAACACGCCCCAGTGTTTACACCAACACGCCCCAGTGTTTACAGACAAACACGCCCCAGTGTTTACAGACAAACACGGCCCAGTGTTTACAGACAAACACGGCCCAGTGTTTACAGACAAACACGCCCCAGCGTTTACACCAACACGCCCCAGTGTTTACAGACAAACACGGCCCAGTGTTTACAGACAAACACGCCCCAGTGTTTACAGACAAACACGCCCCAGTGTTTACACCAACACGCCCCAGTGTTTACAGACAAACACGCCCCAGTGTTTACAGACAAACACGCCCCAGTGTTTACACCAACACGCCCCAGTGTTTACAGACAAACACGCCCCAGTGTTTACACCAACACGCCCCAGTGTTTACACCAACACGCCCCAGTGTTTACACAAACACGCCCCAGTGTTTACACCAACACGCCCCAGTGTTTACAGACAAACACGCCCCAGTGTTTACAGACAAACACGCCCCAGTGTTTACAGACAAACACGCCCCAGTGTTTACAGACAAACACGCCCCAGTGTTTACACCAACACGCCCCAGTGTTTACAGACAAACACGCCCCAGTGTTTACAGACAAACACGCCCCAGTGTTTACACCAACACGCCCCAGTGTTTACAGACAAACACGCCCCAGTGTTTACACCAACACGCCCCAGTGTTTACAGACAAACACGGCCCAGTGTTTACAGACAAACACGCCCCAGCGTTTACACCAACACGCCCCAGTGTTTACAGACAAACACGGCCCAGTGTTTACAGACAAACACGCCCCAGTGTTTACACCAACACGCCCCAGTGTTTACACAAACACGCCCCAGTGTTTACAGACCAACACATCCTcgtgcagtgtttctcaaactgcggttcagctccttcaggtgggaCTTGGAGCTCTTCATTTTGTGGGTTTATCCCATTTAAGGTTAATTTTATCCAATTTTCTGTCctcctttggataatttctgtTCAGACCTGAttagattagtcctggattagacctggaatagtcctattGTAAACCTGTTTTAAACCTTGTCTTTAGTGCTTGTGTAAACACCCTAGGGGCCACAGATCTACCTTAAGGTGTGAACAGTCCTCAAGTGTGAACCCTGCATGCGGCTGCACGCGGCTGCATGCGGCCGCACActttaaaagttttaaaacgTTTGTAAAACCtagttagtttagttttcatagaacaggacttttaaaacacaactccatttcgaacagtttatttcattattttcatataatttaCTTTATTCACTCACAACATAGAGAGAGCGCTCAGCGGAATGTCTCAGACCAgaacaactaaaat encodes the following:
- the shtn1 gene encoding shootin-1, whose translation is MDPDEFKTLQRVLDLQQRAREEYDALQRKHSETQNKCERLEQERDEALHKLQHFHKVSEQVLEEVGHIQKNLQIQKSCRETAEALATKLSRQNRSLKRRSVMLMSHLSPDLVSHIDLLEPDPQEPDLDQGLDQGLDQGPDQGLDQGLDQGLDQMCQSVTCQKTIADLQSDKTRAESELQELREELDRTREQLLKEKHDNTLLIAEKVRLNKLLNNYNRVSLLALDEFEELQTDLDLEKNLRSEAESFAREMLIEQKKLKRQSQILVQSLGPDRVLAEALEQVQRLTGDLERERLQHQEQLKSLEQRVSCTDHQRELQSLRSRVQHLEEQKNELNKLWSEAQSEVKDLRATVEELQKKLQSLMNPVPPPPPPPPPPPPPAPVVNPLSSLLFLVRKKKEVSTNIPLIQQEPANETDVRKAAVDEMMQRIKRGIQLRPVNQSPSRSRRQLEKKASNSAIQELKGIMENFNRSSPKTLVRSVSREQDSELNQVLLRRRDAIETQHCSSTDLV